In Papaver somniferum cultivar HN1 chromosome 1, ASM357369v1, whole genome shotgun sequence, a genomic segment contains:
- the LOC113302363 gene encoding premnaspirodiene oxygenase-like produces the protein MEFYFTLYSVFLLLLLMLVKTAIKRFKSKNPNSKFLPGPWKLPVVGNLHQLMLGHLPHHTLRDLARKYGPFMHLQLGEVSTVIVSSPKMAKQIMKTHDLNFADRGETLASKIMTYNCTDVAFSPYGDYWRQLRKIFMLELLSTKRVQSFGSIREEEVSNLINSISLMAGSQINLSEKISSLTNDVTSRAAFGKKSKDKEAFISLIKETTKMASGFAISDLFPSLKFIHVISGMKSKLESLHQKTDKILDNIIKEHIENRTAIKTNKSEAEEDLVDVLLQLKGNGGPEFAITPNNLKAVILDIFTAGTASSSTTVEWAMSEMLRNQGVMEKAQAEIRKVLYKKKRVDESELHELNYLKLVIKETLRLHPALPLILPRKCRENCKIDGYEIPMKTKVIINAWAIGRDPEYWSNAEKFDPERFSNGFIDYKGTNFEYIPFGAGRRMCPGINFGIANVELVLAQLLYHYEWKLPNGVKPEDLDMSESFGASVRRKNDLYLTPIPYKPVPTE, from the exons ATGGAGTTCTACTTTACTCTATATTCAGTTTTCCTTCTTTTACTGCTCATGTTGGTGAAGACGGCAATAAAAAGATTCAAATCTAAAAACCCAAACTCAAAGTTTCTTCCAGGGCCATGGAAATTACCTGTCGTAGGCAACTTGCACCAGTTAATGTTAGGCCACCTACCACACCATACCCTAAGAGATTTGGCTAGGAAATATGGACCGTTTATGCATCTACAACTCGGTGAAGTTTCTACTGTCATCGTCTCTTCACCAAAAATGGCCAAACAAATTATGAAGACGCATGACTTAAATTTTGCTGATAGAGGTGAAACTCTTGCTTCTAAGATAATGACCTATAACTGTACAGATGTGGCTTTCTCTCCATACGGTGATTACTGGAGGCAACTGCGAAAGATATTTATGTTGGAGCTCTTAAGTACTAAACGTGTACAGTCGTTCGGGTCTATAAGGGAAGAAGAGGTATCAAACCTCATCAATAGTATTTCATTGATGGCTGGATCACAGATAAATCTCAGTGAAAAAATTTCCTCGCTGACTAATGATGTGACATCCAGGGCAGCGTTCGGTAAGAAATCCAAAGATAAAGAAGCATTCATATCATTGATCAAGGAGACAACTAAGATGGCAAGTGGTTTTGCTATTAGTGATTTGTTCCCTTCTTTGAAATTCATTCATGTCATCAGTGGTATGAAATCAAAATTGGAGAGTTTACATCAGAAGACCGACAAAATACTTGATAACATCATCAAAGAACACATAGAGAATAGAACGGCAATAAAAACAAACAAGAGTGAAGCTGAGGAAGACCTAGTAGATGTACTTCTTCAACTTAAGGGAAATGGTGGACCTGAATTTGCTATCACGCCCAACAACCTTAAAGCAGTTATCTTG GACATATTCACTGCTGGGACAGCAAGTTCTTCAACTACAGTAGAATGGGCGATGTCAGAGATGCTGAGAAACCAAGGAGTGATGGAAAAGGCACAAGCTGAGATCAGAAAAGTCCTCTACAAAAAGAAAAGGGTCGACGAGAGTGAGTTACACGAACTAAACTACTTAAAACTAGTTATCAAAGAAACTCTAAGGTTACACCCAGCTCTTCCACTTATACTCCCACGAAAGTGTCGGGAGAACTGTAAGATCGACGGGTATGAAATTCCTATGAAAACAAAAGTCATCATTAATGCATGGGCAATTGGAAGGGATCCAGAATACTGGAGTAATGCTGAGAAGTTTGACCCGGAGAGGTTCAGTAATGGTTTTATTGACTATAAAGGAACCAATTTTGAGTATATCCCATTTGGTGCAGGTAGGAGGATGTGTCCAGGTATAAATTTTGGTATAGCAAATGTTGAGCTTGTACTTGCGCAACTACTTTACCACTATGAGTGGAAGCTCCCAAATGGGGTCAAGCCAGAAGATCTTGACATGTCCGAGTCCTTTGGCGCAAGCGTCAGAAGAAAAAATGATTTATACCTGACTCCCATCCCTTACAAGCCTGTACCGACTGAGTAA